From a single Arachis hypogaea cultivar Tifrunner chromosome 3, arahy.Tifrunner.gnm2.J5K5, whole genome shotgun sequence genomic region:
- the LOC112734113 gene encoding uncharacterized protein, with protein sequence MGRSPCCEKVGLKKGPWTPEEDQKLMSYIEKHGHGSWRALPSKAGLQRCGKSCRLRWTNYLRPDIKRGKFSLQEEQTIIQLHALLGNRWSAIAAQLPKRTDNEIKNYWNTHLKKRLTRMGIDPTTHKPKTDPIGAGSDTNSSQSKDLANLSHMAQWENARLEAEARLVRESKLLLQVQQTQQTNTTQPPPARLVLNKITAAQQQPLLPPCLDVLKAWQNSWSSKPQLSVPSRENFKMHSMYAMMLSTDENLESPTSTLCFPGGASGSSAMLPIMSSTTTSATTITVDALNENLLNPSLTKTKIDSNGTMVTPCDEGVFITKGGNNNETDSSWYMLKQNNPEIELDDDEIVENNNNNNNNSFRDDDIMVAVEAFRGRGGGGYDGVNVVPPTLSSTGDVVVMEAGLICSSNNNNGDDDAHMPYHSNDTLAIINDGDGSICNVSLEENKHYWNTILNLVNDAQVMF encoded by the exons ATGGGCAGGTCACCATGCTGTGAGAAGGTTGGGTTGAAGAAAGGGCCCTGGACTCCCGAAGAAGACCAAAAGCTCATGTCCTATATTGAAAAACACGGCCATGGAAGCTGGCGTGCTTTGCCTTCCAAAGCTG GACTCCAAAGATGTGGAAAGAGTTGTCGACTCAGGTGGACTAACTACCTCCGACCTgatataaaaagaggaaagttcAGCTTGCAGGAAGAGCAAACCATTATTCAGCTTCATGCCCTTCTTGGAAACAG ATGGTCAGCAATAGCGGCTCAGCTTCCCAAGAGGACGGACAACGAGATCAAAAACTACTGGAACACGCACCTAAAGAAGAGGCTAACAAGAATGGGAATAGATCCCACAACCCACAAGCCCAAAACTGATCCCATCGGCGCTGGCTCAGACACCAACTCTTCGCAATCGAAGGACTTAGCGAATCTGAGCCACATGGCGCAGTGGGAGAACGCTCGTCTTGAAGCGGAAGCCAGGTTGGTGAGAGAGtcgaagcttcttcttcaggtcCAGCAGACACAACAAACAAACACAACACAACCTCCTCCGGCGCGCCTCGTCCTTAACAAGATCACGGCTGCTCAACAACAGCCCTTGCTTCCGCCCTGCCTTGACGTGCTCAAGGCGTGGCAGAACTCATGGTCTTCCAAGCCGCAACTGTCCGTACCATCAAGGGAAAATTTCAAGATGCATAGTATGTATGCCATGATGCTCTCCACTGATGAGAATCTTGAATCTCCAACTTCCACCTTGTGCTTTCCCGGAGGCGCAAGTGGAAGTAGCGCCATGCTTCCTATCATGTCCTCCACAACCACCTCCGCCACTACTATCACAGTAGATGCTCTCAACGAAAACTTACTTAATCCTTCTCTCACCAAAACTAAGATTGATAGCAACGGCACCATGGTAACCCCATGTGACGAAGGAGTGTTCATTACGAAAGGAGGTAATAATAATGAAACTGACTCATCATGGTACATGTTGAAACAGAACAACCCTGAAATAGAACTTGATGACGATGAAATagtggaaaataataataacaacaataataacagcTTCAGAGATGACGACATCATGGTGGCAGTGGAAGCATTCAGAGGAAGAGGCGGAGGGGGTTACGACGGTGTTAATGTTGTCCCACCAACACTGTCCTCAACCGGCGATGTTGTGGTCATGGAAGCAGGACTCATATGCAGTAGCAATAACAACAACGGTGATGATGATGCCCACATGCCTTACCATTCCAACGACACCTTGGCAATCATCAATGATGGTGATGGAAGCATATGTAACGTCAGCCTCGAAGAGAATAAGCATTATTGGAACACCATACTTAACTTGGTCAATGATGCTCAAGTCATGTTCTAA
- the LOC112735569 gene encoding uncharacterized protein — MVKNFRRRFNLHMLGLIETKKEVLTKFDVVQLWGNDVVGWEFVGSEGASGGLLLMWDETVFNMRNCHKGARWLCVDGVLVKNNFRCAFCLVYGEHIREEKLIVWEELSFISGLCQLPFCFMGDFNEITQVEERKGATSMLVSAVEFKDWIQDMELVDLVLSDCRFTWFRGQSCSRIDRVLVSLEWLEEFPETRLRGGPRGLSDHCPLVMDVTRMGGGPKPFRSLDSWFTHDGFLRMVKEEWRSIGERQFLDKLKAMTTPLRRWHRENFGDMDRRIDRFEEEIRKVDEMVSNGVHDGTAESRRKALETSPNIGFRDGLVRQISEEEATGLELLPTAEEIKNAVWDCESTKAPGCDGYNMNFIKKCWDEIGKEFIEAVMGFFRSARLPRDSNVTWVALAPKFVGATEIKDLRPISMVGCVYKVISKVLVRRMRNVMPGLVGETQSAFVQGRKIHDGALIACETVQWIKARRRSSAIIKLDFQKAYDRVKWSFLDIVLQKMGFGQKWRGWIKECVCSASMSVLINGSPSKPFKMERGLRQGDPLSPFLFVLVVDVLHRMIGEAVTNGRISPLLVGRDHIELSHLQFADDTILFCPPEEETIRNYKRLLRCFELMSGLSINFEKSSFIPVNCEQHWTGQMCQLLGCKEASLPVRYLGISLGANPRLVKTWKPVIDKVEEKLSLWKAKTLNKAGKLVLIKSVLNSLPIYYLSLYKMPKAVAEKLISLQRRFLWSKEDGKIGMPLVRWEIVMAPRKAGGLGVGDAVIRNTALLFKWWWRFSKEDYPLWKRVVCSCNNMNPSAMLCGQPVPARGGPWRDICQLQIREPQIREKMIRGLSMDVGNGRTIKFWEDVWLPGGRLKEMFPRLFSVSNLTGSVIGECGFWDGLEWIWSLQWRRELFQWELELLHQLHEVLQSVKITTEREDRVVWKYDKTGIFTTNSFVQVMQEAAPLEDITSYSFTSAIWKGFAPPRVELFSWFVLVERVNTKERLCKLGVIDQHDNLCVLCCKSVESAAHLFISCEITWQVWCAWLFALGRIWTMPGTLKQHFESWTNASSRKNERRRWLIGFFAVIWAVWLERNGRVFNNKGSGVMEIINRSFMLSDEWLGGESLGC, encoded by the exons ATGGTGAAGAattttaggaggagatttaattTGCATATGTTAGGCTTGATAGAGACAAAAAAAGAGGTTTTGACTAAATTTGATGTAGTACAACTGTGGGGTAATGATGTAGTAGGATGGGAGTTTGTGGGATCGGAAGGTGCCTCTGGTGGTCTACTGTTGATGTGGGATGAAACGGTTTTTAATATGAGAAATTGTCATAAAGGAGCTAGATGGTTATGTGTGGATGGAGTGctggttaaaaataattttcggtGTGCCTTCTGTCTAGTGTATGGTGAGCATATTAGGGAGGAAAAACTTATTGTGTGGGAGGAGCTGAGTTTCATATCAGGCTTATGTCAATTACCTTTCTGCTTTATGGGAGATTTTAATGAGATTACTCAAGTAGAGGAGAGAAAGGGGGCTACTTCTATGCTGGTATCCGCAGTTGAGTTTAAAGATTGGATTCAAGATATGGAGCTTGTGGATCTCGTTTTGTCTGATTGTAGGTTCACATGGTTCAGGGGCCAGTCATGTAGTCGTATTGATAGGGTACTGGTTAGCTTGGAGTGGCTGGAAGAGTTTCCTGAAACAAGATTACGAGGAGGGCCACGAGGGTTGTCAGACCATTGTCCGTTGGTCATGGATGTCACACGGATGGGAGGGGGACCTAAGCCTTTTCGAAGTCTGGATTCTTGGTTTACTCATGATGGGTTTTTGAGGATGGTGAAGGAGGAGTGGAGGAGCATAGGGGAGAGACAATTCTTGGACAAGCTCAAGGCTATGACGACCCCACTGCGCAGATGGCATAGAGAAAATTTTGGAGATATGGATAGGAGGATTGATAGGTTTGAAGAGGAGATCAGGAAGGTTGATGAAATGGTGAGCAATGGAGTGCATGATGGAACAGCGGAATCAAGGAGGAAGGCACTG GAGACCTCACCTAATATAGGGTTTCGGGATGGGCTGGTAAGGCAGATATCTGAGGAAGAAGCAACAGGGCTGGAGTTGTTGCCAACTGCTGAAGAAATAAAGAATGCCGTGTGGGATTGTGAGTCAACAAAGGCACCAGGGTGTGACGGGTATAACATGAATTTTATTAAGAAGTGCTGGGATGAAATAGGGAAGGAATTCATTGAAGCAGTCATGGGGTTCTTTCGGTCGGCTAGGCTGCCTAGGGATTCGAATGTCACTTGGGTGGCTTTGGCACCAAAGTttgttggagctacagaaatcaaaGACCTTAGGCCAATTAGTATGGTGGGTTGTGTGTATAAGGTTATCTCTAAGGTGTTAGTGAGGCGAATGCGAAATGTGATGCCAGGCTTAGTAGGTGAGACCCAAAGTGCGTTTGTGCAAGGCAGAAAAATTCATGATGGGGCTTTGATAGCCTGTGAAACTGTACAGTGGATTAAGGCTAGAAGAAGAAGCTCAGCGATAATTAAACTGGACTTTCAGAAGGCATATGACAGGGTCAAATGGAGCTTTTTGGATATAGTTCTGCAGAAGATGGGTTTTGGCCAGAAGTGGCGGGGCTGGATTAAGGAATGTGTTTGCTCTGCGTCCATGTCGGTGCTTATAAATGGATCCCCTTCTAAGCCTTTCAAAATGGAAAGGGGTCTACGACAAGGAGATCCGTTATCGCCCTTTCTGTTTGTACTAGTTGTTGATGTCCTTCATCGGATGATCGGAGAGGCGGTAACAAATGGGCGCATTTCCCCACTGCTGGTTGGACGAGATCACATTGAGCTGTCGCACTTACAGTTTGCGGATGATACTATACTGTTCTGCCCTCCAGAGGAAGAGACTATAAGGAATTATAAGCGCTTACTGCGTTGCTTTGAACTGATGTCCGGGTTGAGTATCAATTTTGAGAAGTCCAGTTTCATTCCAGTTAATTGTGAACAGCATTGGACGGGCCAGATGTGTCAGCTATTGGGATGTAAGGAAGCCTCTCTACCAGTCCGATACCTTGGAATTTCTCTGGGAGCGAATCCAAGGTTAGTTAAGACCTGGAAACCGGTGATTGATAAGGTGGAAGAAAAGTTGAGCTTGTGGAAGGCGAAGACGCTCAATAAAGCGGGCAAACTAGTTCTCATCAAATCCGTCCTCAATAGTTTGCCTATATACTATCTCAGCCTATACAAGATGCCAAAGGCAGTTGCAGAAAAGTTGATCTCGTTGCAAAGACGGTTCTtatggagtaaggaggatgggaAGATAGGGATGCCACTAGTGAGATGGGAGATAGTGATGGCTCCTAGAAAGGCAGGTGGTTTAGGAGTGGGAGACGCAGTAATTAGGAATACAGCCCTtttgttcaagtggtggtggagaTTTTCGAAAGAAGATTACCCTTTATGGAAGAGAGTAGTGTGCTCTTGTAACAACATGAACCCCTCTGCGATGCTGTGTGGTCAGCCTGTTCCTGCAAGAGGGGGCCCTTGGAGAGATATCTGTCAGCTCCAGATCAGAGAGCCACAAATCAGAGAAAAGATGATCAGAGGCTTATCTATGGATGTAGGGAATGGAAGAACAATCAAATTCTGGGAGGATGTCTGGCTACCTGGTGGGAGGTTGAAAGAGATGTTTCCTAGACTTTTCTCGGTTTCAAACCTCACAGGATCTGTTATAGGGGAATGCGGGTTTTGGGATGGGCTAGAATGGATCTGGAGTCTCCAGTGGAGGAGAGAATTATTTCAGTGGGAGCTGGAGCTTCTACACCAACTCCATGAGGTCTTGCAGTCAGTAAAGATAACAACTGAGAGGGAGGACAGGGTGGTCTGGAAATATGATAAAACTGGTATTTTTActactaactcctttgtgcaggtGATGCAGGAAGCAGCTCCCCTGGAGGATATTACTAGCTATAGCTTTACTAGTGCTATTTGGAAGGGATTCGCTCCGCCAAGGGTTGAGCTATTTTCGTGGTTTGTTTTGGTTGAGAGGGTGAACACTAAAGAAAGACTATGCAAACTAGGTGTCATTGACCAGCACGATAATTTATGTGTTCTATGTTGTAAGTCTGTTGAGTCTGCTGCTCATCTTTTTATTAGCTGTGAGatcacttggcaggtgtggtgtgcatgGCTATTCGCCCTTGGCAGGATATGGACTATGCCGGGTACACTAAAACAACACTTTGAGAGCTGGACGAATGCTTCGTCTAGGAAGAATGAGCGGAGGCGGTGGCTGATTGGGTTCTTTGCTGTTATCTGGGCAGTTTGGCTAGAAAGGAATGGTAGAGTCTTCAACAATAAAGGCTCAGGGGTGATGGAAATAATAAACAGATCCTTTATGCTCTCCGACGAGTGGCTTGGTGGTGAATCtcttggttgttga
- the LOC112734115 gene encoding uncharacterized protein isoform X3: MSAAAKQTLADHPEPKPEQLLPPDLPAPETLPLDQPRSDPSEPEAKQNLDHHEEKEGEVEEEEEEEGECGFCLFMKSGGCRESFIEWEKCIDEAEKNKADIVEKCVNVTAALKQCMEAHSDYYEPILRAEKAAEKQALAELEKEAMEKESKEQDRASSDSDKNLEA; the protein is encoded by the exons ATGTCCGCCGCCGCGAAGCAAACCCTAGCCGACCACCCTGAACCCAAACCTGAGCAGCTCCTCCCTCCGGATCTTCCAGCTCCGGAGACTCTCCCGTTGGATCAGCCTCGTTCGGACCCTTCCGAACCCGAAGCAAAGCAAAATCTCGATCACCATGAAGAAAAGGAAGGggaagtagaagaagaggaggaagaagaaggagagtgCGGGTTCTGCTTGTTCATGAAAAGTGGCGGTTGCAGGGAATCGTTCATCGAGTGGGAGAAGTGCATCGATGAAGCAGAGAAGAACAAAGCGGACATCGTTGAGAAGTGCGTCAATGTCACGGCGGCGCTGAAGCAGTGTATGGAGGCCCATTCCGATTACTACGAACCCATCCTCCGCGCAGAGAAAGCCGCCGAGAAGCAAGCCCTCGCGGAATTGGAGAAAGAAGCCATGGAGAAAGAGTCCAAGGAGCAAGATAGGGCTTCTTCTGATTCTGATAAAAA TTTAGAGGCTTAA
- the LOC112734115 gene encoding uncharacterized protein isoform X2, with product MSAAAKQTLADHPEPKPEQLLPPDLPAPETLPLDQPRSDPSEPEAKQNLDHHEEKEGEVEEEEEEEGECGFCLFMKSGGCRESFIEWEKCIDEAEKNKADIVEKCVNVTAALKQCMEAHSDYYEPILRAEKAAEKQALAELEKEAMEKESKEQDRASSDSDKNSICHDE from the exons ATGTCCGCCGCCGCGAAGCAAACCCTAGCCGACCACCCTGAACCCAAACCTGAGCAGCTCCTCCCTCCGGATCTTCCAGCTCCGGAGACTCTCCCGTTGGATCAGCCTCGTTCGGACCCTTCCGAACCCGAAGCAAAGCAAAATCTCGATCACCATGAAGAAAAGGAAGGggaagtagaagaagaggaggaagaagaaggagagtgCGGGTTCTGCTTGTTCATGAAAAGTGGCGGTTGCAGGGAATCGTTCATCGAGTGGGAGAAGTGCATCGATGAAGCAGAGAAGAACAAAGCGGACATCGTTGAGAAGTGCGTCAATGTCACGGCGGCGCTGAAGCAGTGTATGGAGGCCCATTCCGATTACTACGAACCCATCCTCCGCGCAGAGAAAGCCGCCGAGAAGCAAGCCCTCGCGGAATTGGAGAAAGAAGCCATGGAGAAAGAGTCCAAGGAGCAAGATAGGGCTTCTTCTGATTCTGATAAAAA TTCCATATGCCACGACGAATGA
- the LOC112734115 gene encoding uncharacterized protein isoform X1: MSAAAKQTLADHPEPKPEQLLPPDLPAPETLPLDQPRSDPSEPEAKQNLDHHEEKEGEVEEEEEEEGECGFCLFMKSGGCRESFIEWEKCIDEAEKNKADIVEKCVNVTAALKQCMEAHSDYYEPILRAEKAAEKQALAELEKEAMEKESKEQDRASSDSDKKSSICHDE, encoded by the exons ATGTCCGCCGCCGCGAAGCAAACCCTAGCCGACCACCCTGAACCCAAACCTGAGCAGCTCCTCCCTCCGGATCTTCCAGCTCCGGAGACTCTCCCGTTGGATCAGCCTCGTTCGGACCCTTCCGAACCCGAAGCAAAGCAAAATCTCGATCACCATGAAGAAAAGGAAGGggaagtagaagaagaggaggaagaagaaggagagtgCGGGTTCTGCTTGTTCATGAAAAGTGGCGGTTGCAGGGAATCGTTCATCGAGTGGGAGAAGTGCATCGATGAAGCAGAGAAGAACAAAGCGGACATCGTTGAGAAGTGCGTCAATGTCACGGCGGCGCTGAAGCAGTGTATGGAGGCCCATTCCGATTACTACGAACCCATCCTCCGCGCAGAGAAAGCCGCCGAGAAGCAAGCCCTCGCGGAATTGGAGAAAGAAGCCATGGAGAAAGAGTCCAAGGAGCAAGATAGGGCTTCTTCTGATTCTGATAAAAA AAGTTCCATATGCCACGACGAATGA